The window TGGCTGTCGAGTTTCTCCAGCTCCACCGCGCCGGTGCTTTTCTGGTCGCTGACCACCAGTTGCGGCACCCGCATGTACGGATCGGAAAACTGCCAGAGGCGCAGACCGCCAGGGGTTTGGGTCAGCCCCGGGGCGATGTCGATTTCACCCGCGCGTGCGGCGGCTTCCAGTTGTTCAAGATCGGGAAAGTTACGCCAGCTCAACTCGACCTTGAGCGACTTGGCCAGCCATTTCATCAGCTCGACGTTGACCCCGGACAAGCGCTGCAAGCGGCGATCGTATTGCGCATAGGGCGCCTGCAACACCAGACCGACGCGCAACTCACCCTGTTGCGCCAGCCATTGTTGCTGGCCTGCGGACAGCGGTGCGACGTGCGCCGGTGGCGCGGCCGCCGCCCAGCCCATCAAGGGAAACCACAACCAGCCGATAACCCACAGGCAGCGAAAACGCATCATCGAACTCTCACACACTGACAAATACTGACCAACCCATTAGGCTGCCGGAATCACTTCTGGCCTGGAATATCCGATGCCCCCTGTCTACCGCCTGGCACTGCCAGCATTGTGCCTGTCGCTGATCCTGCCATGCGCTTTTTCCGTCGAGGCTGCCGACCCGGCGCCTGCCGCCGCGGAACAACCCGCGCAAGAAAAACCGGTTGAACGCCAGCCGTTGCCTGAGCGTAGTCAGGAAGAAGCGGCAGCACTCGAACGAAAAATCCCGGCCCAGGAGCAGCAGCAACTGCAAGCGGGCGGCGACACTTTCCTGGCCTTGTGGAAACCGGCCAATACCGCCGAACCCAAAGGCGCGGTGATTATCGTCCCGGGCGCTGGCGAAACCGTTGACTGGCCGCAAGCAATCGGTCCGTTGCGCCGCCAACTGCCGGACGCGCAATGGAGCAGCCTGAGTATCACCTTGCCGGACGTGCAAAGCGATGCCATTGCGCCACGCGTTGCCGAAGTGCCGCCAACGCCCAAGACGCCGGACGCTGGCAGCAAGGACTCGACCACCGCCGCCCCCATCGAACAGGCAGCCGGCGGTGAAGCCGAAGTGGCGGACAAACCCGTCGCCGAAACCAGTGAAGAACAGTCCAAAGCCGATGCCGAGCGAATCTTCGCTCGCATCGACGCGGCGATTGCGTTCGCCGAACAGCAAAGCGCTCGCAGCATTGTCGTACTGGGTCATGGCACTGGCGCTTATTGGGCCGCGCGGTATCTGAGCGAAAAACAGCCATCGCAAGTCGAGCGTTTCGTCATGGTTGCTGCGCAGACACCTGCCAAGGCGAAACCGGAACTGGATGAGCTCGCCCCAACCTTGAAACTGCCTACCGCCGACATCTTCTACATGGACAAACCGCTGGACCGTAACGCG of the Pseudomonas sp. MAG733B genome contains:
- a CDS encoding alpha/beta hydrolase family protein; the protein is MPPVYRLALPALCLSLILPCAFSVEAADPAPAAAEQPAQEKPVERQPLPERSQEEAAALERKIPAQEQQQLQAGGDTFLALWKPANTAEPKGAVIIVPGAGETVDWPQAIGPLRRQLPDAQWSSLSITLPDVQSDAIAPRVAEVPPTPKTPDAGSKDSTTAAPIEQAAGGEAEVADKPVAETSEEQSKADAERIFARIDAAIAFAEQQSARSIVVLGHGTGAYWAARYLSEKQPSQVERFVMVAAQTPAKAKPELDELAPTLKLPTADIFYMDKPLDRNAALARLQASKRLKTSAFSQVSLKALPGDSKAQQEQLVRRVRGWLNPQNAAN